In Coleofasciculus sp. FACHB-T130, the genomic window TGTGCTAGGTATATAAGGAAACTTCCAGTTGCCAAATTATCCCAGCCATCTAGCAAAAAAAGCAATGTTTCAAACCCATAAACAAGATGATGTTATCTCAGGTGCTGCATTTGTTACCGGAGGCGCGGCGGCGGGTGCTGGAGTTTCCGCAGCAGTTGGTGGGATGGGATTAGTCGGAGGATTCGGAGCAGTTGGAATTGGCATGGCACCCGTTACAGCAGCGGGCGCGGTTGCTGGTGCTGCTGCTTATGGAGCATTCAAAGCGGTAGGAGAAGGAGATGCTTTCGCTTTAGGTTCGATGGGAATTGGTGCAGTAGGCGGCGCAGGTTTTTCCTCTGTTTTTGGCGGCATGGGATTAGCTTTCAAGGGAACAACGGTTGGAATTGGTATGGGTTCTTTTGCGGCAACAGGTGCAGTTTTTGGGCTGGGAGTTTACGGTTTATTGAAGCTGATTGACGGCTCTGGAAGCGGGGAAACCGCATATCAAGCTTTCGAGCGGATGGAAGAGAAAGTATCATGGCAAGAAGCTTATACTAATGCTCTTCTAGAGCTAGAATTAGCAGCGCTAGATAAGAAGCTAGCAGGTGATGTTTTAGAGGAAAAATTTGCCGCTATAGAAATTGAAGACGAGTTGAAGGCGCTAAAAGCAAAAATACCAGCGAAGACTGTTTTAAATCTAAATTATTCTGCACCTTATAAAAATATTTCATCCAAATTTTCTACATTTCACCCAAGTTTAAATCCCTCTGTAACGCCTAAAATTTCTACTCATCAAACACCGTTACCTCAACCGGAATCTTCTCAGCCTAAGATGGCACCAGGATTGACAAAAATTGAGTCTCAGACACCTCAAGGCTGGAAATGCGTACACACCCTAAAAGAGCATTCAGCCGCAGTCAATTCAATTGCCATCAGCTCTGATAATCAGACGATTGCTAGTGGGAGTGATGATAGAATCGTTACCCTGTGGAGCCTGAAGACTGGAAAACAGATTTTTAACTTCTTTGGGCAAGGACAGGAAGTTTCTTCAGTGGCAATTAGCCCAGATGGTCAAACGATTGCCAGTGGCAGTTTTGACCAAAAAATTACTACCTGGAATCTGCCTAAAAAAGAATTTCTCCGCACCTTTTTTTATTTAAACTCCTCTTACAGTCATTCGGGCTTTGTTTACTCAGTTTCCTTCAGCCCTGACGGAAAAATTATTGCGAGTGGAAGCGCTGATAAAACGATTAGGCTTTGGGGTGCCTATACGGGAAAACTAAGAAGCACTCTTAATGGACATTCTGACGCGGTTTTGTTTGTTGCGATTAGTCCTGATAGCCAAATTCTTGCTAGTGGAAGTGCCGATCAAACTATCAGGCTTTGGAATTTGAGCGGTGGACAACAGCATCGCATCCTTATCGGACATTCAGGCTGGGTTACTTCTGTCGCCTTCAGCCCGGATGGAAAGACTCTAGCGAGTGGGAGTGGAGACGCGACAATTAAGTTGTGGAATTTCCAGACTGGAGAATTGCTTCGCACTCTTACAGGACATTCATCTGGGGTTGTTTCTATCGCTATTAACCCTGATGGAAAAACCCTCGCCAGTGGCAGCCGAGACGGTACTATCAAACTTTGGAACCTAGATGGAGAACTGCTGGATACTCTGCCTGGGCGTCATCCTGTTGCTTTCAGTTTCGATGGACAGACGCTGGTGAGTGGCGGTGAGAAGAACACACTGAAAATTTGGCAAAAATGCTTTGGCGTGAGTGAATCTACACTTGACGCAGTGCCATCTGGGGAATGGTGGGAAGTTTTAGGCGTGGAAAGGAACGCTGATGCTGATGATGTTAAGCGTGCTTACCGACGTTTGGGAAGGCAGTATCACCCTGATGTTAATCCTTCTACCAATGCCCAAGCTCAAATGCAGGCAATTAATCAAGCTTATGCCCAGTTTGAGAAACAATGGAGCGATCGCTAACAGCATAAATCCTTTCAGAGATTCGCCCTACGAGTCTTGTCTAATCTCTCACTATTTGACCTTAATCATGAAGGCTGCCATCAGGCATGATGGCTCCACTCAAATTAGCTCCACTCAAATTGGCTCCACTCAAATTGGCTCCACTCAAATTGGCTCCACTCAAATTAGCTCCACTCAAATTGGCTCCACTCAAATCTACCCAAACCATATCTGCCTTGCTCAAGTTAGTACCGCTCAAGTTAGCTCCACGCAGATTAACCCCAGGAAGGTTCGCTCTACTCAGGTCTAGCCCTGCCAGCAATACATTCGGGGCAATCAACAATGCTCCTGCTAGTTTTGGATCAAACTCTTCGGGAAACTTAGTTTGTTCGTTGTAGAGCGCTCTCCGGAAGTTCGTTCCCTCCAAGTTGGCCTCACTCAAGTCAGCTTCATAGAGATGGGATGCACTCAGATTAGCCTCATTCAGATTAGCTCCACTCAGGTCAGCTCCCCGCAGGTCGGCTAAACTCAAGTTAGCTTCACTCAAGTCAGTTCCAATCAAGTCAGCTCCAATCAAGTCGGTTAAACTCAAATTGGCTTTCGTCAAGTCGGTGCCAATCAAGTCGGCTAAACTCAGGTTGGCTGCAATTAAGAAGGCTCCAAACATTTCAGCTCCACTCAAATCGGCTCTACGCAAGTCTGCCTCACACAAGTCCGCTTCCTCCATGTGGGTTGCGGCTAGGGTGCATCGGCTCAGAATCGCTCGACTCAAGGTAGCTTTTTTTAAGTTGGCCCCACTAAAATCCGCCTGACTGAGATTTACCCCACTCAGGTCGGCTCCACTTAGGTCGGCTAGACAAAAATCTCTTTCGCCCTCTACATATTTCCTCAGTAGTTCATCTGCGTCCATCGATTCATACCAATTTGCGGAACAGTTGCATGATTTTCAATCGGGAAAGTCGCTGACTGTCTAAGATTTTCAACTCAAAATCCCAAACCCCAAATCTAAAATTTTAGGACTCCTTCCCGCCTCCAATCAGTAGAGTAACTTTTCCTCATAAAAAAGCCCCCAATTGGGGGCAAGCTTTGTCAAAAAAGCAAAAACAAAGATTCAAATCAGATAGAGGATGGTGAACAAAATAATCCACACAATATCGACGAAGTGCCAATAAATCTCTGCGGCTTCAACGCCAAAGTGGTGTTCGCTGCTGTAGTGACCGGGTTTTAAACTGCGCCACAAAACAGCAATCATCGCCCCTAGTCCTAAAAGAACGTGGAGACCGTGGAACCCAGTCAGAACATAAAACGTGCTGGCAAACAAGTTAGTGCTGAGGCCAAATTCCAAATGGGTATACTCGTAAACCTGACCCCCCAGGAAAATCGCTCCCATTAAGGCAGTTGCGGCAAACCAAGTCCTTAAACCTGCCACATCGTTCTTTTTGATGGCAGTATCCGCATTGTGGATCACGAAACTGCTAGAAATCAGAATCAGTGTGTTGATTCCGGGCAGTAATAGCTCTAACTTTGGCGTTCCTTCCGGGGGCCAACTGGGTGCCACAGCGCGAAAGGCGAGATAGGCAGTAAATAAGCCGACAAAGATCATGCCTTCCGCAATCAGAAACACAATCAGCCCCTGGATGCGGAAATCATGATGTTCTACGCCGTGGGCTTCCACAGTCGCTTCTGAGTTGTGGTGATAGTTGAGGGCAGTTTTCGCTGGGTCAATCGTTGAACCTTGCATGAATCTCCTCTAGAAAGAGTTGGATACGTAATGGGTAGTGGAGAATCGGTAATGGGTCATCGTTTCCCGATTACCGATTACCATTACCGATTGTGACTTTCTCCTTGGCGGTCATCGGGATTCACCGCCACTGCGGGATCGGGATCGGCACGGAGAGCCGAGTCAGGGCCAGCAGCCAAGACTGGATTTCGAGGCTCGTCAAAGGGCACCTCTACTTGAGTGCGGCGATCGCCCATCCCATAGTCATAAGGCCCAGTGGCTAACACTGGGTCTTTTTCAAAGTTTTCCGGTGGCGGGGGCGAGGTTGTCATCCACTCTAGGGTCAGTCCTTGCCAGGGGTTATCAGGTGCCTTGGGACCCGCTATCCAACTCCAGCAGGCATTAACAATGAAAGGAATGGTGGAGACGGCGAGGATGTATGCCCCAATCGTGCAGATCACGTTGAGAGTGGTAAATTTCGGGTCATACGAAGCAATCCGTCGGTTCATCCCTTCTAGACCTAGCTTGTGCATCGGCAGGAATGCCATATTGAAGCCAACCAACATCAGGACAAAGTGAACTTTGCCCCAAGTTTCGTTCAGCATCCGCCCCGTCATCTTGGGGAACCAGTGATAGAATCCGGCATAAATGCCGAAAACACTGCCGCCAAAGAGGACGTAGTGCAGGTGAGCCACGACAAAGTAGGTGTCGTGAACGTGGATATCAAAGGGCACAGCTGCCACCATGACGCCACTGATGCCGCCGATGACAAACATGGAGATAAAGCCCATTGCGAACAGCATGGCGCTGTTCAGGCGCAGTTTGCCGCCCCAAATGGTTGCCAACCAGCTAAATACTTTGATCCCGGTAGGGACAGCAATCACCATTGTGGTGATCATGAAAAACATCCGCAACCAGGCAGGGGTGCCGCTGGTAAACATGTGGTGCGCCCAGACGATTAGCCCCAAAAAGCTGATTGCCAGACTGGAATAAGCGATCGCTTTATAACCAAAAATCGGCTTGCGGGCGTGAACCGGCAAAATTTCTGAGATCATCCCGAAGAAGGGGAGGATCATGATGTAAACCGCCGGGTGGGAGTAAAACCAGAATAGGTGTTGATACACGATGGGATCGCCCCCTCCAGTCGGGTTAAAGAAGGACGTACCCACCAGCAGGTCAAAGGATAGTAGAATCAGTGCCCCTGCTAATACAGGCGTAGCGATAAGAGCCAATGCAGAAGTGGCGAGCATTGCCCAGCAGAACAAGGGCATTTGATTCCACCCCATCCCTGGCGTCCGCATCTTCCAGATGGTGACGAGAAAATTGATCGCTGCCAGGATCGAAGAGGTCCCCAGGATCAGGACGCTGAGAATCCAAATCGCT contains:
- a CDS encoding DnaJ domain-containing protein, with amino-acid sequence MFQTHKQDDVISGAAFVTGGAAAGAGVSAAVGGMGLVGGFGAVGIGMAPVTAAGAVAGAAAYGAFKAVGEGDAFALGSMGIGAVGGAGFSSVFGGMGLAFKGTTVGIGMGSFAATGAVFGLGVYGLLKLIDGSGSGETAYQAFERMEEKVSWQEAYTNALLELELAALDKKLAGDVLEEKFAAIEIEDELKALKAKIPAKTVLNLNYSAPYKNISSKFSTFHPSLNPSVTPKISTHQTPLPQPESSQPKMAPGLTKIESQTPQGWKCVHTLKEHSAAVNSIAISSDNQTIASGSDDRIVTLWSLKTGKQIFNFFGQGQEVSSVAISPDGQTIASGSFDQKITTWNLPKKEFLRTFFYLNSSYSHSGFVYSVSFSPDGKIIASGSADKTIRLWGAYTGKLRSTLNGHSDAVLFVAISPDSQILASGSADQTIRLWNLSGGQQHRILIGHSGWVTSVAFSPDGKTLASGSGDATIKLWNFQTGELLRTLTGHSSGVVSIAINPDGKTLASGSRDGTIKLWNLDGELLDTLPGRHPVAFSFDGQTLVSGGEKNTLKIWQKCFGVSESTLDAVPSGEWWEVLGVERNADADDVKRAYRRLGRQYHPDVNPSTNAQAQMQAINQAYAQFEKQWSDR
- a CDS encoding pentapeptide repeat-containing protein — protein: MDADELLRKYVEGERDFCLADLSGADLSGVNLSQADFSGANLKKATLSRAILSRCTLAATHMEEADLCEADLRRADLSGAEMFGAFLIAANLSLADLIGTDLTKANLSLTDLIGADLIGTDLSEANLSLADLRGADLSGANLNEANLSASHLYEADLSEANLEGTNFRRALYNEQTKFPEEFDPKLAGALLIAPNVLLAGLDLSRANLPGVNLRGANLSGTNLSKADMVWVDLSGANLSGANLSGANLSGANLSGANLSGANLSGAIMPDGSLHD
- a CDS encoding heme-copper oxidase subunit III, which produces MQGSTIDPAKTALNYHHNSEATVEAHGVEHHDFRIQGLIVFLIAEGMIFVGLFTAYLAFRAVAPSWPPEGTPKLELLLPGINTLILISSSFVIHNADTAIKKNDVAGLRTWFAATALMGAIFLGGQVYEYTHLEFGLSTNLFASTFYVLTGFHGLHVLLGLGAMIAVLWRSLKPGHYSSEHHFGVEAAEIYWHFVDIVWIILFTILYLI
- the ctaD gene encoding cytochrome c oxidase subunit I; amino-acid sequence: MTQVELQEKANLPAHGEQPKVTHWREYFSFSTDHKVIGIQYLVTTFIFYLIGGVLATAVRTELATPESDFVAPDVYNSLFTVHATVMIFLWIVPAGTGGFGNYLVPLLIGARDMAFPRLNAIAFWIIPPAGLLLLSSFLVGAPGAGWTSYPPLSVVSGKPGEAIWILSVLILGTSSILAAINFLVTIWKMRTPGMGWNQMPLFCWAMLATSALALIATPVLAGALILLSFDLLVGTSFFNPTGGGDPIVYQHLFWFYSHPAVYIMILPFFGMISEILPVHARKPIFGYKAIAYSSLAISFLGLIVWAHHMFTSGTPAWLRMFFMITTMVIAVPTGIKVFSWLATIWGGKLRLNSAMLFAMGFISMFVIGGISGVMVAAVPFDIHVHDTYFVVAHLHYVLFGGSVFGIYAGFYHWFPKMTGRMLNETWGKVHFVLMLVGFNMAFLPMHKLGLEGMNRRIASYDPKFTTLNVICTIGAYILAVSTIPFIVNACWSWIAGPKAPDNPWQGLTLEWMTTSPPPPENFEKDPVLATGPYDYGMGDRRTQVEVPFDEPRNPVLAAGPDSALRADPDPAVAVNPDDRQGESHNR